A stretch of the Desulfobaculum bizertense DSM 18034 genome encodes the following:
- a CDS encoding type II 3-dehydroquinate dehydratase, whose protein sequence is MAKLTILVLNGPNLGHLGERQPEIYGSQGMNCVPDQVNALLGEDAKDVELVFDQKNGEGELIDRLEQAREEGVDGVVFNAGAYTHTSLALGDCLAWVKIPYVEIHISNVWARPEKIRHTSFIALHAEGVIAGFGIESYALGVAALVRKLMAGA, encoded by the coding sequence ATGGCGAAACTGACAATTCTTGTGCTCAACGGGCCTAATCTTGGGCATCTTGGCGAGCGGCAGCCAGAAATTTATGGATCGCAGGGCATGAACTGTGTTCCAGATCAGGTTAACGCACTTCTTGGCGAAGACGCAAAAGACGTTGAACTGGTTTTTGATCAAAAGAATGGTGAAGGCGAGCTGATTGATCGTCTGGAGCAGGCACGGGAAGAGGGTGTTGACGGCGTTGTGTTCAACGCTGGAGCGTACACCCATACCAGTCTTGCTCTTGGTGACTGCCTTGCCTGGGTCAAGATTCCCTATGTGGAAATTCACATTTCCAATGTTTGGGCACGACCAGAAAAAATTCGACATACAAGCTTTATTGCCCTGCATGCAGAGGGCGTTATTGCTGGTTTTGGTATTGAATCCTATGCCCTTGGCGTTGCGGCCCTCGTTCGCAAGCTTATGGCAGGGGCTTAA
- a CDS encoding DNA translocase FtsK, with the protein MPMEEQKTNGAKLLKEIMALALGFWAVLLLISLISYSPLDPSFNQAVSPGLPVHNAAGLIGAYQSDLLVMLFGISSFIFPVALAALASGNFVRKLFPAWWRWLGFYLFFICLTTFGAAEFAREHVHLWGISGGGILGSILYVQTQYYLRPVGASLVWLFTLIVSIQLMFAVTWAGCCKRLRARCIDLSAKFTERIARSRRVRAGKKSSEEAAQGQSPVPADSEAAPSQSVEAGSDAPLKKKMMLSERLRLPAFLQRKKQASEAPALEDDLPVSLQPVAEAQAEARAGFVSEDASPDLADAVEAPHHEQTAVDDEYTFSTDAVDVSGEDVPLDMPLEQLMQTEQGDAGGDDVFDSLERMEQSEQNALDQSFAQLEDEESSTLEAENQAYFAEQEHEEAPEITAGQETIESGFDSYSEPEIEEAHSAYADESEHHSDFVPASEPEPQHHEETERLEAPADDPYVMDVLASHPQDIPAGGAEQPDADAIAAQEHLEKVAAHVQTTPPAETQTQVAAEPQRIVPKVQDFSGPPSIDFLNLPPEGALGIPQEELLQKSADLEQCLLDFGIHGEVKSAVPGPVVTMFEYKPAPGVKVSRISNLTDDLALALKAGAVRIEAPLVGRDTVGIEIPNPNRQVVYIRDIIDSDVFADSKSMLTLALGEDIYGRPHVADLAKMPHLLVAGATGQGKSVCLNCLLMSFLYKASPDDLKLLLVDPKRIELSVYADLPHLVHPVVTDMSLAKNALEWAVYEMEKRYDAMAKLGVRNIEGFNRKLKKLGDELPEGCEEMERMPYLVIVIDELADLMLTARKEVETSIVRLAQLARAAGIHMILATQRPSVDVVTGLIKANFPSRIAFTVTSPQDSRTILDAVGANHLLGKGDMLFKPGGGKHIRVHGALVTDEEIEDVTDFWKAKGKPDYQLDFGEWGKSSDEGGAAGGSAEDRDDPVYTEAVQFVMEQGKASISLIQRRFRIGFNRAARYVEQMEQDGIVGPAEGSKPRRVLVGGDLPV; encoded by the coding sequence ATGCCTATGGAGGAACAAAAAACAAACGGCGCTAAACTGTTGAAAGAGATTATGGCCCTCGCCCTTGGGTTTTGGGCTGTTTTGCTTTTGATCTCGCTAATCAGCTATAGCCCGCTTGATCCGAGCTTTAATCAGGCCGTCAGCCCCGGCCTTCCGGTGCATAATGCGGCTGGCCTTATTGGGGCCTATCAGTCGGATCTGCTGGTGATGCTTTTTGGTATTTCAAGCTTTATCTTTCCCGTTGCGCTCGCAGCATTGGCCAGTGGTAATTTCGTTCGAAAACTCTTTCCAGCCTGGTGGCGCTGGCTGGGATTCTATCTTTTCTTTATCTGCCTCACGACCTTTGGTGCAGCAGAGTTTGCGCGTGAACATGTGCATCTCTGGGGTATCTCTGGTGGTGGTATCCTTGGCTCCATTCTTTACGTCCAGACGCAGTACTATCTGCGTCCCGTGGGAGCCTCTCTTGTCTGGCTCTTTACACTGATTGTCTCGATTCAGTTAATGTTTGCCGTCACCTGGGCAGGCTGCTGCAAGCGGCTCCGCGCACGGTGTATTGATCTGTCGGCAAAGTTTACTGAACGCATTGCTCGTTCGCGCCGGGTCCGTGCTGGCAAAAAGAGCAGTGAAGAAGCTGCGCAGGGGCAAAGTCCTGTTCCTGCTGATTCTGAGGCAGCGCCCTCCCAGTCTGTCGAGGCTGGTTCTGACGCCCCATTGAAAAAGAAAATGATGCTTTCTGAGCGTCTCCGTCTTCCTGCGTTTTTGCAGCGGAAAAAACAGGCTTCTGAGGCTCCGGCCCTGGAGGATGATCTTCCTGTTTCGCTTCAGCCTGTGGCTGAGGCACAAGCTGAAGCGCGTGCCGGTTTTGTATCCGAAGACGCATCTCCTGATCTTGCAGATGCTGTTGAGGCCCCTCATCATGAGCAGACGGCAGTCGATGACGAATATACGTTTTCGACTGATGCTGTTGATGTGAGTGGGGAAGATGTCCCTCTGGACATGCCGCTTGAGCAGCTTATGCAGACAGAGCAGGGCGACGCAGGTGGCGATGATGTCTTTGATTCTCTTGAGCGCATGGAGCAGTCTGAGCAAAATGCTTTGGACCAGTCTTTTGCGCAGCTTGAGGATGAGGAATCGTCGACATTAGAAGCGGAAAATCAGGCGTATTTTGCTGAACAAGAGCATGAAGAAGCTCCTGAGATTACAGCAGGTCAAGAAACAATCGAGTCCGGTTTTGACTCGTATAGCGAGCCAGAAATTGAAGAGGCTCATTCTGCCTATGCTGATGAATCTGAGCATCATTCTGATTTTGTGCCTGCATCAGAGCCTGAACCTCAGCATCATGAAGAGACGGAGCGTCTCGAAGCTCCTGCGGATGATCCGTATGTTATGGATGTGCTTGCGTCGCATCCTCAGGATATTCCCGCGGGTGGGGCAGAGCAGCCTGATGCTGACGCTATTGCAGCTCAGGAGCATTTGGAAAAGGTTGCGGCCCATGTCCAGACAACTCCTCCAGCAGAAACACAGACGCAGGTTGCCGCAGAACCTCAGCGGATTGTTCCTAAAGTTCAGGATTTTTCTGGACCTCCCTCTATTGATTTCCTGAATTTGCCTCCAGAAGGTGCTTTGGGCATTCCGCAGGAAGAGCTTCTGCAAAAATCCGCAGACCTTGAGCAGTGCCTGCTTGATTTCGGCATTCATGGCGAAGTGAAGAGTGCTGTTCCTGGACCTGTTGTCACGATGTTTGAATACAAGCCTGCCCCGGGCGTAAAGGTAAGCCGCATTTCGAATTTGACGGATGATCTTGCCCTTGCGCTTAAAGCGGGTGCGGTTCGCATTGAGGCTCCTCTTGTGGGACGAGATACCGTTGGTATTGAAATCCCGAATCCAAACAGGCAGGTTGTGTACATTCGAGACATTATTGATTCGGATGTCTTCGCAGACTCCAAGTCAATGCTGACGCTTGCCCTTGGTGAGGATATTTATGGCCGACCGCATGTTGCGGACCTCGCCAAGATGCCTCACCTGCTTGTTGCTGGTGCAACGGGTCAGGGTAAAAGTGTGTGTCTTAACTGCCTGTTGATGAGTTTCCTGTACAAGGCGTCACCAGATGATCTGAAACTTCTTCTGGTTGACCCTAAGCGTATTGAGCTGTCTGTGTATGCAGACCTGCCTCATCTCGTGCACCCGGTTGTGACGGATATGTCTCTGGCCAAGAATGCTCTTGAATGGGCTGTGTATGAGATGGAAAAGCGCTATGACGCGATGGCAAAGCTTGGTGTCAGGAATATTGAAGGCTTTAACCGCAAACTGAAAAAGCTTGGCGATGAGCTGCCCGAAGGCTGTGAAGAGATGGAGCGTATGCCCTATCTTGTCATCGTTATTGATGAGCTTGCGGACCTGATGCTGACAGCACGAAAAGAGGTCGAAACGTCTATTGTTCGGCTTGCTCAGCTTGCACGTGCTGCTGGTATTCATATGATTCTGGCAACGCAGCGTCCTTCTGTTGACGTTGTGACTGGCCTGATTAAGGCAAATTTCCCGAGCCGTATCGCGTTTACCGTGACCTCGCCTCAGGACTCCCGCACTATTCTTGATGCGGTTGGTGCAAACCATTTGCTGGGTAAGGGCGACATGCTCTTTAAGCCTGGTGGTGGCAAGCACATCCGTGTTCATGGTGCGTTGGTAACTGATGAGGAAATCGAAGACGTGACGGATTTCTGGAAGGCCAAGGGCAAGCCAGATTATCAGCTTGATTTTGGCGAATGGGGCAAAAGCTCTGATGAAGGTGGCGCAGCTGGTGGCTCCGCAGAGGACAGGGACGACCCTGTGTATACGGAAGCCGTGCAGTTTGTCATGGAGCAGGGCAAGGCCTCTATCTCCCTGATTCAGCGTCGATTCAGAATTGGCTTTAACCGAGCTGCCCGCTATGTGGAACAGATGGAGCAGGACGGCATTGTCGGTCCTGCAGAAGGCAGCAAGCCACGTCGAGTTCTCGTGGGTGGTGATTTGCCGGTATAG
- the efp gene encoding elongation factor P — MISTADFKNGMKIELDGTPFEILEHQHHKPGKGAAVMRTRLRNLLTGRVIDKTFRSGEKVEKPDLETRGMQFLYHQGETTLVFMDMSSYEQMEVEIDQFGPNAKFLVDGQEVKIMVYKGRAIDLDMPASVVMEIAETEPGVRGDTVSGATKPATLSSGVVVNVPLFVNTGDMIKVDTRTGAYIGRE, encoded by the coding sequence ATGATCTCTACAGCTGATTTTAAGAATGGAATGAAGATTGAACTTGATGGCACTCCTTTTGAAATTCTGGAGCACCAGCACCATAAGCCCGGCAAGGGCGCCGCTGTTATGCGTACTCGTCTGCGTAACCTGCTGACAGGCCGTGTCATCGACAAGACCTTCCGTTCCGGTGAAAAGGTCGAAAAGCCTGATCTGGAAACCCGTGGTATGCAGTTCCTGTATCATCAGGGCGAAACTACTCTGGTCTTCATGGACATGAGCTCTTATGAGCAGATGGAAGTTGAGATCGACCAGTTTGGTCCTAATGCCAAGTTCCTCGTGGACGGACAGGAAGTAAAGATCATGGTCTACAAAGGCCGCGCAATTGATCTTGATATGCCTGCATCTGTTGTTATGGAGATTGCAGAGACTGAGCCGGGCGTCCGTGGTGACACTGTGAGTGGCGCAACCAAGCCTGCTACTCTGAGCTCTGGCGTTGTTGTGAACGTGCCGCTTTTTGTGAACACAGGCGACATGATTAAGGTCGACACCCGCACCGGTGCATACATCGGTCGCGAATAA